Proteins from one Leptonema illini DSM 21528 genomic window:
- the tmpT gene encoding thiopurine S-methyltransferase yields the protein MDANFWLQRWDENNIGFHGNEANALLVEHLPSLGLTANSRVFLPLCGKTLDIAYLLSRGYRVVGAELSEKAIEQLFDDLGARPEIVDIGGLKHYRADNLDIFVGDIFHVSRFLLGTVDAIYDRAALVALPPAMRKEYSKHLMHLTETSPQLLITYEYDQTVVPGPPFSVSKDEVHEHYDAAYTVKHLARIEAPLRGSVPAEENVWLLQQR from the coding sequence ATGGATGCCAATTTCTGGTTACAGCGCTGGGATGAGAACAACATCGGCTTTCACGGAAACGAGGCCAATGCCCTTCTCGTAGAACACCTTCCCTCGCTCGGTCTGACTGCGAACAGTCGCGTTTTTCTTCCGCTTTGCGGCAAGACTCTTGATATCGCCTATCTGCTCTCGCGCGGCTATCGCGTCGTCGGAGCGGAACTGAGCGAGAAGGCCATCGAACAGCTTTTCGACGATCTGGGAGCCCGACCCGAAATCGTCGATATCGGCGGCCTCAAACACTACCGTGCAGATAACCTCGATATCTTTGTCGGCGACATCTTTCATGTTTCGCGATTCCTGCTCGGTACCGTCGATGCGATCTATGATCGAGCCGCTCTTGTCGCCCTTCCGCCGGCCATGCGCAAAGAATACAGCAAACATCTCATGCATCTGACCGAGACGTCGCCGCAGCTGCTCATCACCTATGAATACGATCAGACGGTCGTGCCGGGCCCGCCTTTCTCGGTGAGCAAGGATGAGGTGCACGAACACTATGATGCGGCCTATACCGTGAAACATCTTGCACGCATCGAAGCGCCATTGCGCGGCAGCGTACCGGCCGAGGAGAACGTATGGTTGCTGCAACAGCGATAA
- the gap gene encoding type I glyceraldehyde-3-phosphate dehydrogenase encodes MIKVGINGFGRIGRMVFRAVVEQNRNVEIVGINDLLDAEYMAYMLRYDSTHGRFTGDVKVEGGQLIVNGKKIRVTAESDPANLKWNEIGAEYVIESTGLFTTLEKTQAHLKAGAKKVVISAPSADAPMFVMGVNHSSYKNDMDIVSNASCTTNCLAPITKVINDRWGVEEGLMTTVHAVTATQKTVDGPSKKDWRGGRGAYQNIIPSSTGAAKAVGKVIPELAGKLTGMSFRVPTSNVSVVDLTVRLKKPAKYEDICKAMKEESEGAMKGVLGYTDEEVVSNDFLHDARTSIFDAKAGIQLSDTFVKVVSWYDNEWGYSCKVVDLVEYMNTKK; translated from the coding sequence ATGATCAAGGTTGGCATCAACGGCTTCGGCCGCATCGGTCGGATGGTATTTCGCGCCGTTGTCGAGCAGAATCGCAACGTAGAGATCGTCGGTATTAACGACCTTCTCGACGCCGAGTACATGGCATACATGCTTCGCTATGACTCCACACACGGCCGTTTCACCGGCGACGTTAAAGTAGAAGGCGGACAGCTGATCGTAAACGGCAAGAAGATTCGCGTTACCGCCGAATCCGATCCCGCAAATCTGAAATGGAACGAGATCGGCGCCGAGTATGTTATCGAGTCGACAGGCCTTTTTACGACGCTTGAGAAGACGCAGGCCCATCTGAAGGCCGGTGCGAAAAAGGTCGTTATCTCGGCTCCGTCGGCCGACGCTCCGATGTTCGTCATGGGCGTAAACCATTCATCTTACAAAAACGACATGGACATCGTCTCGAATGCAAGCTGCACGACGAACTGTCTGGCTCCGATCACGAAGGTGATCAACGATCGCTGGGGCGTTGAAGAAGGCCTCATGACGACCGTGCATGCCGTAACGGCGACGCAGAAGACGGTCGACGGCCCTTCGAAGAAGGACTGGAGAGGCGGTCGCGGCGCCTATCAGAACATTATCCCCTCCTCCACCGGAGCGGCAAAGGCCGTCGGCAAGGTCATTCCCGAGCTTGCAGGCAAGCTTACCGGCATGTCTTTTCGCGTACCGACGTCTAACGTTTCGGTCGTCGACCTTACCGTGCGCCTGAAAAAGCCGGCGAAGTACGAAGACATCTGCAAGGCCATGAAAGAGGAGTCTGAGGGAGCGATGAAAGGCGTTCTCGGTTATACCGATGAAGAGGTCGTATCAAACGACTTCCTGCACGACGCCCGCACCTCGATCTTTGATGCGAAGGCCGGCATCCAGCTTTCTGACACCTTCGTTAAGGTTGTGAGCTGGTATGATAACGAATGGGGCTATTCCTGTAAGGTCGTCGATCTCGTCGAGTATATGAATACGAAGAAATAA
- a CDS encoding DUF4180 domain-containing protein yields the protein MTAIAELTGELLLESVGDFLDLLANAPSSSIVIKKTSIHESFFDLRTQFAGEIMQKVTNYGVRLGIVGDFSIYSSKNLADFMRESNRSNRVVFVDTVDEALRRLDG from the coding sequence ATGACGGCCATTGCCGAGCTGACAGGCGAGCTGCTGCTCGAATCGGTGGGGGATTTTCTTGATCTGCTTGCGAACGCTCCGAGCTCAAGCATCGTCATTAAAAAAACGTCAATCCACGAATCCTTCTTCGATCTGCGCACGCAGTTTGCCGGCGAGATCATGCAGAAGGTGACGAACTACGGCGTGCGTCTGGGCATCGTCGGCGATTTCTCGATCTATTCGAGCAAAAACCTCGCCGACTTTATGCGCGAGAGCAACCGATCCAACCGCGTCGTTTTCGTCGATACGGTGGACGAGGCCCTGCGTCGCCTCGACGGTTAA
- a CDS encoding universal stress protein → MKRFMKKILIPIDGSESSKKGLEMGLSIAESAGASVTVLEVIEEFGPLPGYYEAPPANVNRVKWVSEQRFEKVHDPLDKTKVKWDRRVEEGYAAETIVRIAEEGKYDLIVIGSRGMNFLGRFLLGSVSDRVVHHAPCSVLVVR, encoded by the coding sequence ATGAAACGTTTTATGAAAAAGATCCTCATTCCCATCGACGGCTCTGAAAGCTCGAAAAAGGGATTGGAGATGGGTTTATCGATCGCTGAATCCGCAGGAGCCAGCGTTACCGTTCTCGAAGTCATCGAGGAGTTTGGTCCGCTTCCTGGCTACTATGAGGCTCCTCCGGCAAACGTCAATCGAGTGAAGTGGGTATCAGAGCAGCGATTCGAGAAGGTTCACGACCCGCTCGATAAAACCAAGGTTAAATGGGATCGCCGCGTCGAAGAAGGCTATGCCGCCGAAACCATCGTGCGTATCGCCGAAGAAGGAAAATACGACCTCATCGTTATCGGCAGCCGTGGTATGAACTTTTTAGGCCGTTTCCTGCTTGGTTCCGTGTCGGATCGCGTCGTGCATCACGCTCCGTGCAGCGTTCTCGTAGTCCGCTGA
- a CDS encoding SH3 domain-containing protein has protein sequence MKVTYIFINSVLTALIFFSDPAFADPAYITGSSVNIRKAPDIKAPVVKVVPFLQPVTIIEEGPFVEVSGIGRNLWYRIETGGRTGWVFGSFVTKNYCLNSSGQVLVYAQAYDVYGATSLFRIGFMRDEGPLKYQIEASSVSLSPSCTYLATDSGSDIIGLIAFYKAAKPDSRPIFQATHDRGELVWEGECLTFHDIQYIGNGCTLWKEKQFCNGSVAETGRTGRSIFHETASTPDRRCNQ, from the coding sequence ATGAAAGTCACGTATATCTTCATTAATAGTGTATTGACTGCCTTGATATTCTTCTCTGACCCGGCATTTGCCGATCCCGCCTACATCACAGGCAGCTCGGTCAATATTCGCAAGGCGCCCGATATCAAGGCGCCAGTGGTCAAGGTCGTTCCATTCTTGCAACCGGTAACCATTATTGAAGAGGGACCGTTTGTGGAAGTCTCTGGAATAGGACGAAACCTCTGGTATCGAATCGAAACCGGCGGCAGGACGGGATGGGTATTCGGTAGCTTTGTTACGAAGAACTATTGCCTGAATTCAAGCGGACAGGTGCTTGTTTATGCTCAGGCATACGATGTTTATGGTGCCACTTCATTATTTCGAATTGGCTTCATGCGTGACGAAGGGCCTTTAAAGTATCAGATAGAAGCCTCGTCCGTTTCCCTGTCTCCATCGTGCACATATCTTGCTACGGATTCCGGTTCAGATATCATCGGCTTGATTGCCTTTTATAAGGCAGCCAAACCCGACTCCCGACCAATATTCCAGGCAACGCACGATCGCGGGGAACTGGTATGGGAAGGAGAATGCTTAACTTTCCATGACATCCAGTATATCGGAAACGGCTGCACGCTCTGGAAGGAAAAGCAATTCTGCAATGGGTCGGTTGCCGAAACAGGCCGGACCGGTCGATCAATATTCCACGAAACGGCATCGACCCCTGACCGGCGCTGCAACCAATGA
- a CDS encoding phosphoglycerate kinase, with product MDYSKIKNIDQIDVNGKRVLIRVDFNVPVKGGVVTNDLRIRAALPTIESLLKRGGRLILVSHLGRPKGKVDAQYSMKPVQEALAKLVSVPVHFCETIESLKGASESLKPGEILLFENIRFYAGEEKNDPDLSAKLAEAGDVYVNDAFGTAHRAHASTEGVARLLRPAVCGYLMKKELDFLGKAVSHPEKPYVAIIGGAKISGKIDVIENLASKVDHLLIGGAMMFTFNKAKGLPTGKSLVEEDRVEMAKDLLARFGQTILLPTDCMVSTSFDFEKMTVGPLKSVAVDALGSDDIGLDIGPDTIARYRDLLLSARTVVWNGPMGVFEVDSTAKGTFALADALAEATSKGATTVIGGGDSAAAVEKAGLADRVSHVSTGGGASLEFLEGKELPGVAALDRN from the coding sequence ATGGATTATTCAAAGATCAAAAATATCGATCAGATCGACGTAAATGGTAAACGCGTACTGATCCGAGTCGACTTCAACGTGCCCGTAAAGGGCGGAGTCGTCACCAACGACCTGCGCATCCGTGCCGCTCTGCCGACGATTGAATCGCTCTTGAAGCGAGGCGGACGTCTGATTCTCGTCTCGCATCTCGGCCGTCCTAAAGGCAAGGTCGACGCACAGTACAGCATGAAGCCCGTACAGGAGGCCCTTGCGAAGCTTGTTTCTGTTCCCGTGCATTTCTGCGAAACGATCGAATCGCTGAAAGGGGCGTCAGAATCGCTGAAACCAGGCGAGATCCTGCTTTTCGAGAACATCCGTTTTTATGCAGGCGAAGAGAAAAACGATCCCGATCTTTCGGCGAAGCTTGCTGAAGCGGGCGACGTCTATGTTAACGACGCCTTCGGTACGGCGCACAGAGCACATGCCTCCACCGAGGGGGTGGCCAGGCTTCTCCGTCCGGCCGTATGCGGCTACCTCATGAAGAAAGAGCTCGATTTTCTCGGCAAGGCCGTGAGCCATCCCGAGAAGCCCTATGTGGCCATCATCGGCGGAGCGAAGATCTCGGGTAAGATCGACGTGATTGAGAACCTGGCCTCAAAGGTCGACCATCTGCTGATCGGCGGCGCCATGATGTTTACGTTCAACAAGGCAAAAGGACTGCCGACGGGTAAATCGCTTGTCGAAGAGGATCGCGTCGAGATGGCGAAGGACCTGCTGGCGCGCTTCGGGCAGACGATCCTCTTGCCCACGGATTGCATGGTCTCGACGAGCTTCGATTTCGAGAAGATGACGGTCGGGCCTTTAAAATCGGTGGCCGTTGACGCTCTCGGCTCCGACGACATCGGACTTGATATCGGCCCCGACACGATTGCACGGTATCGTGATCTTCTTCTTTCGGCTCGCACGGTCGTCTGGAACGGACCGATGGGTGTGTTCGAGGTCGATAGCACGGCTAAAGGCACATTCGCTCTTGCCGATGCGTTAGCCGAAGCGACATCAAAAGGTGCGACGACGGTGATCGGCGGCGGGGATTCGGCGGCAGCCGTCGAGAAGGCCGGTCTTGCCGACCGCGTATCGCACGTATCGACGGGCGGAGGCGCTTCGCTGGAATTCCTTGAAGGCAAAGAGCTACCTGGGGTTGCGGCGCTCGATCG
- a CDS encoding RpiB/LacA/LacB family sugar-phosphate isomerase, translating into MKIAISSDEYCELVDVLQLECQKRGHVVFYHGPRKGDTAADWPAVTAEAARQVQSGEADEAIVLCYTGTGASIAANKLRGIRAALCIDPETAKGARIWNHANVLALSTRLITPVRAREILDAWFDTEKSTDEWNRRQLARLAELEDR; encoded by the coding sequence ATGAAAATAGCCATATCAAGCGACGAATACTGCGAGCTCGTCGACGTATTGCAGCTCGAATGTCAGAAGCGAGGGCATGTCGTGTTTTACCACGGGCCTCGTAAAGGCGACACGGCAGCCGACTGGCCGGCCGTCACGGCTGAGGCGGCCAGACAGGTGCAAAGCGGCGAGGCCGACGAGGCCATCGTTCTCTGCTATACCGGCACCGGCGCAAGCATCGCCGCCAACAAGCTGCGCGGCATTCGTGCCGCCCTCTGCATCGATCCGGAAACGGCAAAAGGGGCCCGAATCTGGAATCATGCGAACGTACTTGCGTTAAGCACCCGGCTGATCACGCCGGTCCGCGCCCGTGAGATTCTTGATGCATGGTTTGACACCGAGAAAAGCACGGATGAATGGAACAGGCGGCAGCTTGCCCGTCTGGCCGAACTCGAAGATCGTTAA